One Rosa chinensis cultivar Old Blush chromosome 5, RchiOBHm-V2, whole genome shotgun sequence genomic region harbors:
- the LOC112164930 gene encoding CSC1-like protein ERD4 produces the protein MDLSSFLTSLGTSFAIFVILMFLFAWLSGKPGNAVVYYPNRILKGLDPWEGGSKTRNPFAWIKEALTSTEQEVIAISGVDTAVYFVFLSTVLGILVLSSLILLPMLLPVSVTDTGDTTTNTTTSHGTFSDLDKLSIGNVQAKSPRLWAFLLGVYWVSFVTYILLWKAYKHVSDLRANALMSPDVKPEQFAVLVRDIPAVSEGPNRKDQVDSYFRAIYPETYYKSLIATDNKVVNKLWKELEGFRKKLERAEAVYATSKTTGSPGGTRPTNKTGFLGLCGAKVDSIEYYTEKINETIPKLEAEQKATLREKQLNAAIVFFTSRAAAAAAAQSLHSQMVDKWTVTDAPEPRQVLWPNLKIKFFQRQVRQYVVYIIVALTVVFYMIPITFISAFTTLDNLVKLIPFIKPVVRQSALKTVLEAFLPQLALIIFLALLPKLLFALSKAEGIPSQSHAVRSASGKYFYFTVFNVFLGVTIGGTLFSTFKEIQKNPSLEKIITLLANSLPGNATYFVTFVALKFFIGYGLELSRLVPLIIFHLKRKYLCKTEGELKAAWQPSDLGYGTRVPGDLLIITIVLCYSVIAPLIIPFGVLYFGIGWLVLRNQALKVYCPAYESYGRFWPHMQVRILAALLLYQVTMFGFFGVKKFVYAPFVIPLPILSLIFCYVCSKKFYRFFKDAALEVASHELKDIPNMEQIYKSYLPPSLSSEKVLDDDQFEDAKSNVSRTTSFA, from the exons ATGGATCTCAGTTCGTTCTTGACATCGTTAGGGACCTCGTTTGCGATATTTGTGATTCTGATGTTTCTGTTCGCTTGGCTTTCGGGAAAGCCCGGGAACGCGGTGGTGTACTATCCGAATCGGATCCTGAAGGGTTTGGATCCGTGGGAGGGCGGGTCCAAGACCCGGAACCCGTTTGCCTGGATCAAAGAGGCTCTGACTTCCACAGAGCAGGAAGTTATAGCCATTTCTGGAGTTGACACTGCTGTCTACTTTGTCTTCTTAAGCACTG TGTTGGGAATACTGGTTTTGTCCAGCTTGATACTGCTACCAATGCTCCTGCCAGTTTCTGTCACTGACACTGGAGACACCACAACAAACACCACCACCAGCCACGGGACTTTCTCTGACCTTGACAAGTTATCCATAGGAAATGTCCAG GCGAAGAGTCCAAGGCTGTGGGCGTTTCTCCTAGGTGTCTACTGGGTTTCTTTTGTTACATATATCTTGTTGTGGAAGGCGTATAAACATGTCTCCGATCTGAGAGCCAATGCTTTAATGTCTCCTGATGTCAAGCCTGAACAATTTGCTGTTCTTGTTAGAGACATACCTGCTGTGTCTGAAGGTCCAAATAGAAAGGACCAGGTCGATTCATATTTCAGGGCCATCTACCCCGAGACCTATTACAAATCACTGATTGCTACAGACAATAAAGTG GTGAACAAACTTTGGAAAGAGTTAGAAGGGTTTAGGAAGAAGCTTGAACGTGCTGAAGCAGTTTATGCAACATCCAAAACAACAGGCAGTCCAGGAGGAACAAGACCCACTAACAAAACTGGCTTCCTTGGTCTTTGTGGGGCAAAGGTTGATAGTATAGAGTACTACACTGAGAAGATTAATGAAACAATCCCAAAATTGGAAGCTGAACAAAAAGCCACTCTCAGAGAGAAGCAGCTAAATGCTGCTATAGTTTTCTTCACTAGTAGGGCGGCTGCAGCGGCTGCAGCACAGAGTCTACATTCCCAAATGGTTGACAAATGGACAGTCACGGATGCTCCTGAACCTCGTCAAGTTCTTTGGCCTAATCTCAAAATAAAGTTTTTCCAGAGGCAAGTGCGGCAGTATGTTGTGTATATCATTGTGGCTCTGACCGTGGTGTTTTATATGATCCCAATTACATTCATCTCTGCATTCACAACTCTGGATAATCTGGTGAAACTTATCCCATTTATCAAGCCAGTTGTGCGTCAATCTGCGCTCAAGACAGTGCTGGAGGCATTTCTTCCTCAGCTTGCACTTATAATCTTCTTAGCTTTGTTGCCGAAGCTACTTTTCGCTCTGTCTAAAGCCGAGGGAATTCCTTCTCAGAGCCATGCAGTACGGTCTGCCTCTGGAAAATATTTCTATTTCACTGTGTTCAATGTTTTTCTTGGAGTTACTATAGGTGGAACCTTGTTCAGTACATTCAAGGAAATCCAGAAGAATCCCAGTCTCGAGAAAATTATTACCTTACTGGCAAATAGCCTCCCAGGAAATGCAACTTACTTCGTCACCTTTGTGGCTCTGAA GTTTTTTATTGGCTATGGTCTTGAACTATCCCGATTAGTTCCTCTGATCATTTTCCATCTGAAAAGGAAGTATCTTTGTAAGACTGAAGGCGAGTTGAAAGCAGCTTGGCAACCTAGTGATCTGGGGTATGGGACTAGAGTTCCTGGTGATTTGCTCATCATAACAATTGTTCTCTGCTACTCTGTTATTGCTCCACTGATCATTCCATTTGGTGTGCTGTACTTTGGCATCGGATGGCTTGTCCTTCGAAACCAG GCACTCAAAGTGTATTGTCCAGCGTATGAAAGTTATGGAAGGTTCTGGCCACACATGCAGGTCCGGATTCTTGCAGCTCTGCTATTGTACCAAGTTACCATGTTTGGTTTCTTTGGGGTAAAGAAATTTGTATATGCACCGTTTGTGATCCCACTTCCTATCCTCTCCTTGATCTTCTGTTACGTCTGTAGCAAGAAATTCTATCGATTTTTCAAAGATGCTGCTCTTGAAGTTGCGTCTCACGAACTGAAAGACATTCCTAACATGGAGCAAATTTATAAATCTTACCTCCCACCAAGCCTGAGCTCTGAGAAAGTACTAGATGATGATCAATTCGAAGATGCCAAGTCAAATGTGTCCAGAACAACATCATTTGCCTGA
- the LOC112164599 gene encoding (S)-scoulerine 9-O-methyltransferase, with product METQGSLENYVSVWNLGDSVCIQMALRAAIELDVFNIIAKSGPEAHLTSKEIVSAIPTTNPNVAAKNLERILKLLSVNSLLSTSLKPSLNDKTPQERAYGLTKNALCLLPNEDGVSITPIIMSGSEMHAMQSLYMLKHSVLEPESVPFSKFYGENFYEYMSHKPETFSLFNKLMRTTSYLYFDQKVLKVYRGFEEVKELMDVGGGDGSSLAKIVSMYPHIHGINFNLPSVIAQAPKYQGVKHVSGDMFDSIPKTQSIILKWVLHNWDDEHCKKILRNCWEALPETGKVIVVEYFMLPEELENTPETMQILKGDVIMMAFFYGKERTIAEIDNLAKCVGFIETKIVHVSHGTYVIEFLKIKH from the exons ATGGAAACCCAAGGAAGTCTGGAaaattatgtctcagtttggaatcTGGGAGATTCGGTTTGCATTCAAATGGCTCTAAGAGCTGCAATAGAGCTCGATGTCTTCAATATCATTGCTAAGTCAGGGCCAGAAGCTCATCTTACATCAAAAGAAATTGTTTCGGCAATCCCCACCACAAACCCAAATGTAGCAGCTAAGAATTTAGAGCGAATCCTTAAGCTTCTTAGTGTCAATTCCCTCCTTTCTACCTCACTCAAACCAAGCCTAAATGACAAAACACCACAAGAAAGGGCTTATGGCCTAACAAAAAATGCACTTTGCCTGCTGCCAAATGAAGATGGAGTTTCTATCACACCAATAATTATGTCTGGCTCTGAAATGCACGCTATGCAGAGCTTATACATGCTCAAGCACTCAGTGCTTGAGCCAGAGAGTGTTCCTTTCTCTAAATTCTACGGAGAAAATTTTTATGAATACATGTCCCACAAACCTGAGACATTTTCATTGTTCAACAAGCTCATGAGAACAACCTCTTATTTATATTTTGATCAGAAGGTGCTTAAGGTTTATCGAGGTTTTGAAGAAGTGAAAGAGCTTATGGATGTAGGGGGTGGTGATGGAAGTTCCCTTGCAAAAATTGTGTCTATGTATCCTCACATCCATGGCATCAATTTCAACTTACCTAGTGTTATTGCTCAAGCTCCTAAATATCAAG GTGTGAAGCATGTCAGTGGAGACATGTTTGACTCGATACCAAAAACACAATCAATTATATTGaag TGGGTACTTCATAACTGGGATGATGAGCATTGTAAGAAGATATTGAGAAACTGTTGGGAGGCGTTACCAGAAACTGGAAAAGTAATAGTTGTGGAATATTTCATGCTTCCCGAAGAATTGGAGAATACCCCAGAAACAATGCAGATATTAAAGGGTGACGTTATCATGATGGCATTTTTTTATGGTAAGGAGCGAACAATAGCTGAAATTGATAACCTAGCCAAATGTGTAGGGTTTATTGAAACAAAGATTGTTCATGTTTCTCATGGAACATATGTTATCGAGTTCCTCAAGATAAAACATTAA
- the LOC112201616 gene encoding protein PLASTID TRANSCRIPTIONALLY ACTIVE 12, chloroplastic: MASISTTWLYQDRGLKGTVFSQSHAAGNPCFNYKTSFVRSFPVRVGLSISPRRGPLLPCIKCEKNDESSKDVSADESSKDVSIDESPKEVTKEVTVERAPYYSYLDSTSGQLEPASGARASIPGQDYWPEGTASRVRAANAPEPTGESVGSPSFGRSPGSRRRKKKASVEAHDSSDPSVKSSELAAVAMEPEILEDTIEDFKDISSDYVVYQTGPEKGEETGYELDKKLGRPHPFIDPETKKPLEEPLTSDELWWNWRKPDKEQWSRWQRRRPDSETVFLKAMAETGQVKLYGEEPTLTETSLYRARRHLFKEERLQAEQEKLDKIGPLAYYSEWVKDWKRDTSREAVQKHFEETGENETTQLIDMFSHQTDREYRIMMGTDIRIKRDPLAMRMREDQIKQIWGGDPVYPTVNYIQDPDEVIDYRGPDFHEPTPNMLSFLKEHGKIISRNELEKILSKEKTEVIEAPDIDEAMARAVDIGENDDEGEDSEAEVDEQGEKITRNWSVLKSTPQLTKSKEKPKKEGPMSLDEAVDDSENLTDFLMDFEEE, translated from the exons ATGGCATCAATATCAACAACTTGGCTCTATCAAG ATAGAGGATTGAAAGGTACGGTCTTTTCACAGAGCCATGCTGCTGGGAACCCATGTTTCAATTACAAG ACATCGTTTGTTAGATCATTTCCAGTTAGAGTTGGCTTAAGTATATCGCCGAGGAGGGGACCTTTACTTCCTTGTATAAAGTGTGAGAAGAATGATGAATCTTCCAAAGATGTGTCTGCTGATGAATCTTCCAAAGATGTGTCTATTGATGAATCTCCAAAAGAGGTTACGAAAGAGGTGACTGTCGAGCGTGCACCCTACTATAGTTATTTGGACTCTACATCTGGGCAGCTAGAACCAGCATCTGGTGCTCGTGCCAGCATTCCCGGACAGGATTATTGGCCTGAAGGGACCGCTAGTCGAGTTAGGGCTGCCAATGCACCCGAGCCAACTGGTGAGTCTGTTGGCTCTCCATCTTTTGGTAGAAGTCCTGGAagtaggaggaggaagaagaaagcatCAGTTGAGGCTCATGACTCTTCTGACCCGAGTGTAAAATCAAGTGAACTAGCGGCAGTGGCAATGGAACCAGAGATTTTGGAGGACACAATTGAAGACTTTAAAGATATCTCATCTGACTATGTGGTCTATCAGACGGGACctgaaaaaggagaagaaacagGATATGAACTAGACAAGAAACTTGGACGCCCTCATCCATTTATTGATCCAGAAACTAAGAAGCCATTAGAAGAGCCGCTTACAAGTGACGAACTATGGTGGAACTGGAGAAAGCCAGACAAGGAACAATGGTCCAGATGGCAAAGGAGGCGACCCGACAGTGAAACG GTTTTTCTCAAAGCAATGGCAGAGACTGGGCAAGTAAAGCTTTATGGAGAAGAGCCAACATTGACTGAAACTTCACTTTACAGAGCAAGGCGACATCTTTTTAAGGAAGAAAG GCTTCAAGCTGAACAAGAGAAACTGGATAAGATAGGTCCACTTGCATATTATTCAGAATGGGTAAAAGATTGGAAGAGAGACACTTCTCGAGAAGCAGTTCAAAAGCATTTTGAAGAGACTGGTGAAAATGAAACAACCCAACTAATTGACATGTTTAGTCATCAAACAGATCGGGAGTATCGCATAATGATGGGGACTGATATCCGAATAAAGAGGGATCCTTTAGCAATGCGAATGCGGGAGGATCAAATAAAGCAAA TATGGGGTGGAGATCCAGTGTACCCAACTGTTAACTATATTCAAGATCCAGATGAAGTGATTGATTACAGAGGCCCTGATTTTCATGAACCAACACCAAATATGCTGTCTTTTCTGAAGGAG CATGGAAAAATCATATCAAGGAACGAGCTTGAGAAAATTCTGTCAAAAGAGAAGACCGAAGTGATTGAG GCACCTGATATAGATGAAGCTATGGCACGAGCTGTTGACATTGGCGAAAATGAT GATGAAGGAGAAGATAGTGAGGCAGAGGTTGATGAACAAGGGGAGAAAATCACACGCAATTGGAGTGTTTTGAAAAGTACTCCTCAGCTTACCAAGTCGAAG GAAAAACCCAAAAAGGAAGGTCCCATGTCTTTGGATGAGGCTGTAGACGACTCAGAGAACTTAACTGATTTCCTTATGGATTTTGAGGAAGAGTAG
- the LOC112164931 gene encoding uncharacterized protein LOC112164931 yields MPPAARPAPPDAVVRNRFLGFLIWQSIPSTLIFLLSALSPSKPPFPFAPWFFAVITFLSFHLSQLLFSASLSLISSTHPHPLLSPLKLSLELIRFLFVPGGSDLTGSPGSRPRVRVTVRFLAFLAAAAVSGSVAAVSVCGELGGGVWGIGRVGFRGFVMGLLYGLYYVYKRRWVLEFPIIQRPPFFSFKMGLPTAITRSLKLSGAAYLVSAILVVFLPHQFHNRVTIERLIAEQITFYIGSFLVFLCWELSHHLHQVLNTKRCIFAPPKGSAAAETNPTEHLLAALEESTPNSLPQYLAYLDLCMICENNVDTWRRAAFFEESGETYKRVVSVCLRPLEQLASKLGDGLESPVNGKSQISNQLLSPTDQRLDSKYSEPFDNFQLYAWCAWSAASLTARSNTEDRFGVAQRSGSNAAVISTLISCLLAVETYMGKKTNVPAQFMGPASIKWATSSVGNVGVAKKRVGPIHPKAYALADVLKNSIYHIVSACHDQMVSSAKTGVLEKYWVIEGKPPFGSHELLVQKLRLFLDFRAS; encoded by the exons ATGCCTCCGGCTGCACGTCCAGCGCCGCCGGACGCGGTGGTCCGCAACCGCTTCTTAGGGTTCCTGATCTGGCAATCCATCCCCTCCACCCTCATTTTCCTCCTCTCCGCTCTCTCTCCCTCAAAACCCCCTTTCCCATTCGCCCCATGGTTCTTCGCCGTAATTACCTTCCTGTCCTTCCACCTCTCCCAGCTCCTCTTCTccgcctccctctctctcatctcctccaCCCACCCCCACCCACTGCTCTCGCCTCTCAAGCTCTCCCTCGAGCTCATACGCTTCCTTTTCGTTCCGGGCGGCTCCGATTTGACCGGGTCGCCGGGTTCTCGGCCCCGGGTCCGGGTCACCGTCCGCTTCTTGGCGTTCCTGGCTGCTGCGGCGGTGTCCGGGTCCGTTGCGGCGGTTTCGGTCTGCGGGGAGCTTGGTGGTGGGGTTTGGGGGATTGGGAGAGTAGGGTTTAGGGGTTTTGTGATGGGTTTGCTTTATGGCTTGTATTATGTGTATAAGCGCAGGTGGGTCTTGGAGTTCCCCATTATTCAG CGTCCGCCATTTTTTAGCTTCAAGATGGGTCTCCCCACGGCTATCACACGATCCTTAAAGCTGTCCGGTGCGGCATACCTAGTCTCAGCTATTCTGGTGGTGTTCCTTCCCCATCAGTTTCACAACAGAGTTACAATTGAAAGGTTGATTGCGGAGCAGATTACCTTCTACATTGGGAGTTTCTTGGTGTTTCTCTGCTGGGAACTAAGTCACCATTTACATCAG GTGCTTAATACCAAGAGATGCATATTTGCGCCGCCTAAAGGATCAGCTGCAGCAGAAACAAATCCAACTGAGCATCTTCTTGCAGCTTTGGAGGAGAGCACTCCTAATTCTCTTCCTCAGTATCTTGCATATCTtgatctctgcatgatttgtgAGAATAATGTTGATACTTGGCGACGAGCTGCCTTTTTTGAAGAAAGTGGTGAAACTTACAAAAGGGTTGTATCTGTATGCTTGCGGCCTCTGGAGCAGCTTGCATCAAAGCTGGGTGATGGCTTGGAAAGTCCTGTTAATGGAAAATCCCAAATATCCAATCAGTTACTGTCGCCAACTGACCAGCGACTAGATTCAAAATACTCTGAACCCTTCGACAACTTCCAG cTATATGCATGGTGTGCCTGGTCAGCTGCTTCACTGACTGCACGCTCAAATACGGAGGACAGATTTGGGGTTGCCCAGAGATCGGGTAGTAATGCTGCTGTGATCTCAACACTGATCTCTTGCCTTCTTGCTGTTGAAACATACATGGGAAAGAAGACCAATGTTCCTGCACAGTTTATGGGGCCAGCTAGTATCAAATGGGCAACCTCGAGTGTGGGAAATGTTGGCGTGGCTAAAAAGAGAGTTGGCCCTATCCATCCCAAAGCATATGCCCTTGCCGATGTTCTCAAAAACTCAATCTACCATATCGTGTCCGCATGCCATGATCAGATGGTGAGCAGTGCCAAAACAGGCGTGCTTGAGAAGTATTGGGTCATCGAAGGCAAGCCTCCTTTTGGGTCACACGAGCTTCTGGTGCAGAAATTGCGTCTTTTCCTAGATTTTCGAGCTAGCTAA
- the LOC112164598 gene encoding hydroxyproline O-galactosyltransferase GALT2, which produces MKRPKSEPPVTRRFKLQHLLLGIAALYLLFISFKFPQFLDIAKAFSGDDGYDLAIGDSDLSKPLFNSVYKDTYHRKLEDNQDQDAPVRPSKEPMEEKRNGSKTIRPLQHRYGRITGEIMRRRNRTNELSVFERMADEAWTLGLNAWEEVDKLDVKETGDSSIFEGKPESCPSWLSMSGEEFAMGDRLMFLPCGLAAGSSITLVGTSHNAHKEYVPQLAKLRRGNGMVMVSQFMVELQGLKSVDGEDPPKILHLNPRLRGDWSQRPVIEHNTCYRMQWGSAQRCDGSASKNSEEMLVDGYARCEKWMRNDMVAAKESKTKTTSWFKRFIGREQKPEVTWPFPFVEGRLFILTIRAGVDGFHISVGGRHVTSFPYRTGFTLEDATGLAIKGDVDVHSVYVTSLPSSHRSFSPQRVLELSKKWKAHPLPKTPIRLFIGVLSATNHFAERMAVRKTWMQSSAIKSSEVVVRFFVALNARKEVNAVLKKEAAYFGDIVILPFMDRYELVVLKTISICEFGVQNVTVAYIMKCDDDTFVRVDTVLKEIEGISSKKSLYMGNLNLLHRPLRSGKWAVTYEEWPEEVYPPYANGPGYIISIDIAKFIASQHGNQSLRLFKMEDVSMGMWVEQFNSSRAAVQYSHNWKFCQYGCMENYYTAHYQSPRQMVCLWDKLARGRAQCCNFR; this is translated from the exons ATGAAGAGGCCGAAAAGTGAGCCTCCTGTTACTAGGAGGTTCAAATTGCAGCATTTGTTGCTTGGTATAGCAGCATTGTACTTGCTTTTCATATCCTTTAAGTTTCCCCAGTTTCTTGATATAGCAAAGGCGTTCAGTGGTGATGATGGTTATGACCTGGCCATTGGAGACTCAGATTTGAGTAAACCGTTGTTTAATTCCGTTTATAAGGATACATATCACCGGAAATTGGAAGATAACCAAGATCAGGATGCGCCCGTGAGGCCTAGCAAGGAGCCTATGGAAGAGAAGAGAAATGGCTCTAAGACTATAAGGCCACTTCAGCATCGATATGGTCGGATAACTGGTGAGATCATGAGGCGGAGGAATAGAACAAATGAACTTTCGGTGTTTGAGAGGATGGCAGATGAGGCTTGGACATTAGGGTTAAACGCTTGGGAAGAAGTGGATAAACTTGATGTCAAGGAGACAGGAGATAGTTCTATATTTGAGGGAAAACCAGAGTCATGTCCTTCATGGTTATCAATGAGTGGGGAAGAATTCGCAATGGGAGATAGGTTGATGTTCCTTCCTTGTGGGCTTGCTGCAGGTTCTTCTATTACTCTGGTGGGAACATCCCATAATGCTCATAAGGAATATGTGCCTCAGCTTGCAAAGCTGAGAAGGGGTAATGGAATGGTTATGGTCTCGCAGTTCATGGTTGAGTTGCAAGGCTTAAAGTCAGTGGATGGGGAGGACccgccaaagatcctgcacttaAATCCACGATTAAGAGGAGATTGGAGTCAGCGGCCAGTCATCGAGCACAACACCTGTTATAGGATGCAGTGGGGATCAGCTCAAAGGTGTGACGGTTCAGCATCCAAGAACAGTGAAGAAATGCTAG TTGATGGATATGCGAGGTGTGAAAAGTGGATGCGAAATGATATGGTAGCAGCAAAGGAATCCAAGACGAAGACTACTTCATGGTTTAAGCGTTTTATAGGGCGTGAGCAGAAGCCAGAAGTTACTTGGCCCTTCCCCTTTGTGGAGGGTAGACTATTTATCCTGACAATACGAGCTGGTGTAGATGGATTCCATATTAGTGTTGGCGGTAGGCATGTGACTTCATTTCCATATCGGACG GGATTTACACTTGAAGATGCAACTGGATTAGCAATAAAAGGAGACGTGGATGTTCATTCTGTTTATGTTACGTCACTTCCCAGTTCTCATCGAAGTTTCTCACCTCAAAGGGTACTGGAGTTGTCAAAGAAGTGGAAAGCTCATCCTTTACCTAAGACTCCTATTCGACTATTTATTGGGGTTCTTTCTGCTACAAATCATTTTGCAGAGCGCATGGCAGTGAGAAAAACTTGGATGCAATCATCAGCAATCAAGTCCTCAGAAGTAGTCGTCCGTTTCTTTGTTGCATTg AATGCTAGGAAGGAAGTAAATGCAGTACTGAAGAAAGAGGCTGCTTACTTTGGCGATATTGTGATCTTGCCCTTTATGGATCGTTACGAGCTTGTCGTTCTCAAGACCATTTCTATTTGTGAGTTTGGG GTTCAGAATGTGACGGTGGCATACATCATGAAATGTGATGATGACACATTTGTTAGAGTGGATACTGTTTTAAAGGAAATTGAGGGCATCTCTTCTAAAAAGTCTCTTTATATGGGCAATCTTAACCTCTTGCATCGCCCTCTCAGAAGCGGAAAATGGGCTGTAACCTATGAG GAGTGGCCAGAAGAAGTTTATCCCCCATATGCTAATGGCCCTGGATACATAATTTCCATTGATATTGCTAAATTCATTGCCTCTCAGCATGGGAATCAAAGCCTAAGG CTTTTCAAGATGGAAGATGTGAGCATGGGAATGTGGGTTGAGCAATTTAACAGTTCCAGGGCGGCTGTCCAGTACTCCCATAACTGGAAGTTTTGTCAGTATGGGTGTATGGAGAACTATTACACAGCACATTACCAATCTCCGAGACAAATGGTCTGTCTTTGGGATAAGTTGGCTAGAGGTAGAGCTCAATGCTGCAACTTCAGATGA